In a genomic window of Mus pahari chromosome 8, PAHARI_EIJ_v1.1, whole genome shotgun sequence:
- the Itih4 gene encoding inter-alpha-trypsin inhibitor heavy chain H4, with translation MWNIVLLLLPSLLAVLQTATAEKNGIDIYSLTVDSRVSSRFAHTVVTSRVVNRADAGREATFQVELPRKALITNFSMIIDGVTYPGVVKEKAEAQKQYSAAVGRGESAGIVKTTGRQTEKFEVSVNVAPGSKITFELIYQELLQRRLGMYELLLKVRPQQLVKHLQMDIYIFEPQGISILETESTFMTQELANALTTSQNKTKAHIRFKPTLSQQQKSQSEQDTVLDGDFIVRYDVNRSDSGGSIQIEEGYFVHHFAPEDLPTMPKNVLFVIDKSGSMSGKKIQQTREALVKILKDLSPQDQFNLIVFSGESNQWKGSLVQATEENLNRAVKYASRIQAHGGTNINNAVLLAVELLDRSNQAELLPSKSVSLIILLTDGEPTAGETNPTAIQNNVREAISGRYSLFCLGFGFDVNYPFLEKLALDNGGLARRIYEDSDSALQLQDFYHEVANPLLLSVTFEYPSDAVEEVTRYKFQHHFKGSEMVVAGKLQNQGPDVLVAKVSGQMHMQNVTFQTEASVAQQEKEFQSPKYIFHNFMERLWALLTIQQWLEQRVSASGAELEALEAQVLNLSLKYNFVTPLTHMVVTKPEGQEQFQVAEKPVEVARGHPFRTPVRGSKLMTLLRGSSIQTPRLGDTVIASRQHISPGFPGPPGPPGPPGFPAPPGSPGLPAPPGPPFASGSDFSLQPSFERMLSLPSVASQDPAGPHLVGLPHVKEKAKESTIPEESPNPDHSQVPTFTLPLPGSSVDQLCVDILHSEKPMKLFVDPSQGLEVTGKYENTGFSWIEVTIQKPHLQVHATPERLVVTRGRKNTEYKWKKTLFSVLPGLKMTMDMMGLLQLSGPGKVTIGLLSLDDPQRGLMLLLNDTQHFSNNVKGELGRFYRDIVWEPPVEPDNTKRTVRVQGVDYPATRELKLSYQEGLPGAEISCWTVKI, from the exons TCTACAGCCTCACGGTGGACTCCCGGGTCTCTTCCCGATTTGCTCATACTGTTGTCACCAGCCGGGTGGTCAACAGAGCCGATGCTGGTCGAGAAGCCACCTTCCAAGTAGAGCTGCCCAGGAAGGCCCTCATCACCAACTTCTCCAT GATCATCGATGGTGTGACCTACCCAGGGGTTGTCAAAGAGAAGGCTGAAGCCCAGAAACAATACAGTGCTGCTGTGGGCCGGGGAGAGAGCGCTGGCATCGTCAA GACcactgggagacagacagagaagttTGAAGTGTCAGTCAACGTGGCCCCTGGTTCCAAGATTACCTTCGAACTCATATACCAGGAACTGCTCCAAAGGCGACTGGGAATGTATGAGCTGCTCCTCAAAGTGAGGCCTCAGCAGCTGGTGAAGCACCTTCAG ATGGACATCTACATCTTTGAGCCTCAGGGTATCAGCATCCTGGAGACAGAGAGCACCTTCATGACCCAGGAGCTGGCAAATGCCCTTACCACTTCACAGAACAAGACCAAG GCTCATATCCGGTTCAAGCCGACACTCTCCCAGCAACAGAAGTCTCAGAGTGAGCAAGACACGGTGCTGGATGGAGACTTCATTGTCCGCTATGATGTTAACCGGTCTGACTCTGGGGGCTCCATTCAG ATTGAGGAAGGCTACTTTGTGCACCACTTCGCCCCAGAGGACCTTCCTACAATGCCCAAGAATGTGCTCTTTGTCATTGATAAAAGCGGGTCCATGTCAGGCAAGAAAATCCAGCAG ACCCGGGAAGCCCTAGTTAAGATCTTGAAAGACCTCAGCCCCCAAGACCAGTTCAACCTCATTGTGTTCAGTGGGGAATCAAACCAATGGAAGGGGTCACTGGTGCAAGCGACGGAAGAGAATTTGAACAGGGCTGTAAAGTATGCTTCCAGGATCCAGGCTCACGGAG GGACCAACATCAATAATGCAGTGCTATTGGCTGTGGAGCTGCTGGACAGAAGCAACCAGGCTGAGCTACTGCCCTCGAAGAGCGTCTCCCTTATCATCCTGCTCACGGACGGTGAACCCACTGCGG GAGAGACCAATCCCACAGCTATCCAGAACAATGTGCGGGAAGCCATCAGCGGGCGGTACAGCCTCTTCTGCCTGGGGTTTGGCTTTGATGTGAACTACCCTTTCCTGGAGAAGCTGGCACTGGACAACGGTGGCCTGGCCCGGCGCATCTACGAGGATTCAGACTCTGCACTGCAGCTTCAG GATTTCTACCACGAAGTAGCCAATCCGCTGCTCTTATCAGTGACCTTTGAATACCCCAGTGATGCTGTGGAGGAAGTCACTCGGTACAAGTTCCAACACCACTTTAAGGGCTCAGAGATGGTGGTGGCTGGGAAACTCCAGAACCAGGGCCCTGATGTCCTCGTAGCCAAAGTCAGTGGGCAGATG CACATGCAGAACGTCACTTTCCAAACGGAGGCCAGCGTAGCCCAACAAGAGAAGGAGTTCCAGAGCCCCAAGTACATCTTTCACAACTTTATGGAGAGATTGTGGGCATTGCTGACTATACAGCAGTGGCTGGAGCAGAG GGTTTCAGCATCAGGTGCCGAATTAGAGGCCCTCGAGGCCCAAGTTCTGAACTTGTCACTCAAGTACAATTTTGTCACCCCTCTCACGCACATGGTGGTCACCAAACCTGAAGGCCAAGAACAATTCCAAGTTGCCGAGAAGCCTGTGGAAGTCG CTCGAGGCCATCCCTTCAGGACTCCTGTCAGAGGATCTAAACTGATGACCTTGCTGAGAG GAAGCAGCATCCAGACGCCCAGACTGGGTGATACTGTTATTGCATCTAGACAACACATTTCTCCCGGATTCCCCGGACCTCCGGGACCTCCGGGACCTCCCGGATTTCCTGCACCTCCTGGATCTCCCGGACTTCCTGCACCTCCTGGACCTCCTTTTGCTTCTGGCTCTGACTTCAGCCTGCAGCCTTCCTTTGAAAGAATGCTAAGCCTGCCCTCCGTTG CATCACAAGATCCCGCTGGCCCACATCTGGTTGGGTTACCACACGTGAAGGAAAAAGCTAAAG aaAGCACCATACCAGAGGAATCCCCAAACCCAG ACCACTCCCAGGTTCCTACTTTTACCTTGCCGCTTCCGGGATCCAGTGTGGACCAGCTTTGTGTGGATATCTTACATTCCGAGAAGCCCATGAAGCTGTTCGTAGACCCCAGTCAGG GTCTAGAGGTGACTGGTAAGTATGAGAATACTGGGTTCTCGTGGATCGAAGTGACCATCCAGAAGCCTCACCTGCAGGTTCATGCAACCCCTGAACGATTGGTGGTGACCCGGGGCCGAAAAAACACTGAATACAAGTGGAAGAAGACGCTGTTCTCTGTGTTACCTGG CTTGAAGATGACCATGGATATGATGGGACTCCTACAGCTCAGTGGGCCAGGCAAAGTCACCATCGGCCTCCTGTCCCTGGATGACCCTCAGAGAGGACTGATGTTGCTTTTGAATGACACCCAGCACTTCTCCAACAACGTTAAAGGGGAGCTTG GTCGATTTTACCGGGATATCGTCTGGGAGCCACCCGTTGAGCCAGATAATACAAAACGGACGGTCAGAGTTCAAGGAGTTGACTACCCCGCTACCAG AGAGCTCAAGTTGAGTTACCAAGAAGGGCTCCCAGGAGCAGAGATTTCCTGCTGGACGGTGAAGATCTAG